The genome window ATGTATCTAAAAAGGCATtagtatcaaaaatatataaggaactcctacaagtCAATagcagtaacaacaacaacaataataataatttcatttaaaactgGACAAGGACTTGAATAcacttttctccaaagaagatgtgcAAGTGGCCAACAGATGTACAGAAAGAttttcaatatcactaatcataaggTGAATGCAAATCTAAAGCATGAGTCCAAAGAACTCTATTCATGCAATGAGTTTCATCATATAGTGCCTTATTAAAGAAACATTCACTCTTTTATTATCAAGTAAATAATTATATTGTTAGTTTGAACCAGATAATTGGGGTATATTCCCCTCAGGACATCTCCTGTGGGTTTCATCAACAGTTGAGTAAGTGCATATAAACAATCTAAATTAGTCTTGTTCACTGTGTACCTAAACCAGTATTTGCCATTCCACAGGTAAGAGAAATATTCAAGtattccaaaaaaatattttgagaaaggaagagaatatgTCAAGTGCAACTATATTGTTTTGTACTAAACATTTTAGTTACTAAACACAAAGTACTAAACAATCTAGTTCTTCTCTGTTATATATGTGAATCAAATATATTCATCAAAATCTAATTTATTCAGAGCCTGCCTAAGAATTTAAAATCAACACTTACTAGAACCCATAAAAAAAAACACGtatcatgtttttgtttgtacAGGTAAATAAATGTGCTCCTAGTAGAGTGTATGCTTTTACAGAGCATAGCAATTCATTATACCCAATTGCTGAAAGATCTAGAATTCTGGTATCTGTTCCAATGCTCTGTCCACTTATACACTATCTCATGTGTCTGGATGTCAGCAAGAATTGTTTTTAGTCACTCACTTGGTGTTTTAATGTTGTTTAACATGAAATCAACTAATAGAATTCAGTGGAAAATTAACCAGTTGAACTGATGGTATTTGTAATGGGAAGAATTCAACTAGTGAGTGATGAAGTCTGTCTTTGATTTGATTCTGTAGAGAATGGCATTAATATTAGTCACTGCCTTCTGATGTGCCCTTAGAAACTCATGATTGCAAGAATGTGTGTACAAGGAGACCATTCATGTCCACTTGAGTCACAATATTCTTAATTGTTTACAGTTATGTgaactataattttataaatacctTCAATTTTGTTCTATGAGATTTCAACATGGAGaatgtcactgaagtcaccatatTTGTACTGAAGGGCTTCACAGACAATGCTGAACTGCAGGtcatcttcttctttttctttctagcaaTTTACCTCTTTACCCTCATGGGAAATCTAGGACTGATTGTACTGGTCATTGGGGATTCCCGGCTGCACAACCCCATGTACTATTTTCTGAGTGTGTTGTCTTCTGTGGATGCCTGCTATTCCTCAGTTATTACACCAAGTATGTTAATAGACTTTATGTCAAAGGATAAAGTCATTTCACTCCCTGAATGTGCAGCACAGATGTTTCTTGCTACTACTTTTGGAACCACGGAATACTTTCTCTTGGCTGCAATGGCCTATgatcgctatgtggccatctaCAACCCACTCCTGTATTCGGTGAGCATGTCACCCAGAGTCTACCTGCCACTCATTGTTGCTTCTTATGTTGGTGGCATTTTACATGCTACTATACACACAGTGGCCACATTCAGCCTGTCCTTCTGTGGATCCAATGAAATTAGACACATCTTTTGTGATATTCCTCCTCTCCTCGCTATTTCTTGTTCTGACACTCACACAAATCAGCTGCTACTCTTCTACTTTGCTGGCTCTATGGAGATATCCACTATCCTAATAGTCCTGGTCTCCTATGGTTTCATTCTGGTGGCCATTCTGAAAATGCACTCTGCTGAAGGGAGACGAAAAGTGTTCTCTACATGTGGCTCTCACCTAACAGGAGTGTCCATTTTTCATGGAACTCTTCTCTTCATGTATGTGCGACCAACTTCCAGCTACACTTTGGAGCATGACATGATAGCATCAATATTCTATACTATTGTGATTCCCATGCTAAATCCCATCATCTACAGTTTAAGGAACAAAGATGTAAAAGCGGCAATGCAAAAAGTGTTTGGGTAAAATTAGTTTATCAATAAAGTATATCTTCACAGTGAAAATTAAATCGAAAGAAATTGGGAGTGGTATTCTGCACCTCAACATCAAGAGAGTATGGTGAgatgtttgttttaattaaatagtTTAATATCTTCTTCTtggacattttaaaacaaagatcaTTGGCAACTTCTACCTATACTGGTAcgatttttaaatgcataaaaaaacTGTATCATCCACTTTTCTTTTACTATGTTAATAGGGATATTCgtaaatatacagtatatatgtgtatatatacatatttactcATATATGTACATAGATGATAAGACTCGATATATgcaaaatacaaacacacacttatgtgtatgtaatttttactttaaaattcggtatgtaattttattttatctctttataacTAGAACTGCATACAATCTCAAAgttgaaattataaataatattatggTTATGTCTAACTTGATTAAATATGGCCTAGTCCACAAAAAAAGCTATTGTTCACATAATGTCAGATCACTGTCCATGGAGTCATTTGCATCTGACCCCAGTTCAAAGCATTCTGCTCCATCCTTACGTCTGTGCGTTTGCAGCCACCTAATCACTGTCTATCGTTTGGACACCACAGGTAATGTGCTCAACTTCCTAGGTGTCATTCATGGGCT of Cynocephalus volans isolate mCynVol1 chromosome 4, mCynVol1.pri, whole genome shotgun sequence contains these proteins:
- the LOC134376894 gene encoding olfactory receptor 5T2-like, translated to MENVTEVTIFVLKGFTDNAELQVIFFFFFLAIYLFTLMGNLGLIVLVIGDSRLHNPMYYFLSVLSSVDACYSSVITPSMLIDFMSKDKVISLPECAAQMFLATTFGTTEYFLLAAMAYDRYVAIYNPLLYSVSMSPRVYLPLIVASYVGGILHATIHTVATFSLSFCGSNEIRHIFCDIPPLLAISCSDTHTNQLLLFYFAGSMEISTILIVLVSYGFILVAILKMHSAEGRRKVFSTCGSHLTGVSIFHGTLLFMYVRPTSSYTLEHDMIASIFYTIVIPMLNPIIYSLRNKDVKAAMQKVFG